One genomic segment of Pandoraea sputorum includes these proteins:
- a CDS encoding patatin-like phospholipase family protein encodes MSRFPKLHLRDGDGFRWLGACLLLGGLFVLLTPAARAATSTAPATPETICRVEGGDSGRPSVGLVLSGGGARGYAHLGVLKVLEDNRIPVDCVAATSMGAVVGGLYASGLSASDMRARLEHVNLADVAFDVTDRSDLPQSQREDERYYVDSFSLGFGRNGFQLPSGLVHGNRLQALLQEWTPNIGGSVSFDKLPVPFRAIAADLQTGQMVVLDRGSLPQAIRASMALPGLFSPVDVNGRTLVDGGIVSNLPIETARSMGADVVIAVDIGSPLRPLNALSSPADVFQQMVGILIRQNVARQREQLRATDVLIQPDLGRLTFTDFENAPQAIAAGEAAARAALPQLQRLALSPDQYAAWRAAHGKTAAQAVRITKVEINSRGVVPAKRIRAALHVKEGDVYDPAAVNKDLLALVNEDDFESVTQQMVEENGEHKLVITAQEKRWGPNFLLFGLGLSATSKEEGSFRLHLGYRRPWLTSSGLEARADATLGSDVLAFHGELRQPFANPWGAYIAPYVEIQRRHANVYDESGDIRLTRYRLTTERAGVDIGFPISTLGDFRVGLAYAHGTAVPQYNLPIGGDDDDAQPTQQLLFPDIYGRQLSARAKLVIDQLDDPQFARRGYFTELRAERSLFAGTNSYTEVYGKGMVAMSYGRHSVSATVEAGNNFGGTNVTNPLGFTLGGFQHLSAYAADQLAGNSMMYGNITYMNRIASFSASPIRRLFVGVSLEAGNVWSVDDSFGSGTLKRSVTVFSALTTSFGPIYFGVAFAPGGRNNIYFQLGRTY; translated from the coding sequence ATGAGCCGTTTCCCCAAACTTCATCTGCGCGACGGGGACGGTTTTCGTTGGCTCGGCGCGTGCCTGCTGCTCGGTGGGTTGTTCGTCCTGCTCACCCCGGCGGCGCGGGCTGCAACGTCCACGGCGCCCGCGACACCCGAGACGATCTGTCGCGTCGAGGGCGGCGATTCGGGCCGTCCGTCGGTCGGGCTGGTGCTTTCCGGTGGCGGCGCGCGAGGCTACGCGCACCTCGGCGTGCTCAAAGTGCTCGAAGACAATCGCATTCCGGTGGACTGCGTTGCGGCAACGAGCATGGGCGCAGTCGTCGGCGGCTTATACGCGAGCGGCCTGAGTGCGTCCGATATGCGCGCCCGGCTTGAGCACGTGAACCTCGCGGACGTTGCGTTCGACGTCACCGATCGCAGCGATCTTCCGCAGTCGCAGCGCGAAGACGAACGCTACTACGTCGACAGCTTCTCCCTCGGCTTCGGTCGCAACGGCTTCCAGCTGCCCTCGGGGCTGGTGCATGGCAACCGGCTTCAGGCCCTGTTGCAGGAGTGGACGCCTAACATCGGCGGTTCAGTATCGTTCGACAAGCTTCCCGTGCCTTTTCGCGCGATTGCTGCCGACTTGCAGACCGGTCAGATGGTTGTGCTCGATCGCGGCTCGTTGCCGCAGGCTATTCGCGCGAGCATGGCGCTGCCCGGTCTCTTCTCGCCGGTGGATGTCAATGGCCGTACGCTGGTCGACGGCGGCATCGTCAGCAACCTGCCGATCGAGACGGCGCGCTCGATGGGGGCGGATGTCGTGATTGCCGTGGACATCGGCTCACCGTTGCGTCCGCTGAACGCGCTGTCGTCGCCAGCGGACGTGTTCCAGCAAATGGTCGGCATTCTGATTCGCCAGAACGTGGCTCGCCAGCGCGAGCAGCTTCGCGCAACCGACGTGCTGATTCAGCCGGATCTCGGCCGTCTGACATTCACCGACTTCGAGAACGCCCCACAAGCCATCGCCGCTGGCGAAGCCGCTGCACGGGCCGCGCTGCCACAGCTTCAGCGGCTCGCGCTGAGTCCGGACCAATACGCCGCGTGGCGTGCCGCGCACGGCAAGACAGCGGCGCAAGCGGTACGCATCACGAAGGTCGAGATCAACTCGCGCGGGGTGGTGCCTGCGAAGCGCATACGGGCGGCGCTGCATGTGAAGGAGGGCGACGTCTACGACCCGGCAGCAGTCAACAAAGACCTGCTCGCCCTGGTCAACGAAGACGATTTCGAGAGCGTCACGCAGCAAATGGTAGAAGAGAACGGCGAGCACAAACTCGTCATCACGGCGCAGGAAAAGCGCTGGGGGCCGAACTTCCTGCTGTTCGGCCTCGGCTTGTCGGCGACGTCGAAGGAGGAGGGAAGCTTCCGTCTGCACCTCGGCTACCGCCGCCCGTGGCTGACGAGCAGCGGTCTCGAAGCCCGTGCCGACGCCACACTCGGCAGCGACGTCCTCGCGTTTCACGGCGAGTTGCGTCAACCGTTCGCGAACCCGTGGGGGGCTTACATCGCGCCGTATGTGGAGATTCAGCGCCGTCACGCCAACGTATACGACGAGTCGGGCGATATCAGACTCACGCGGTATCGACTCACCACGGAGCGTGCCGGTGTCGACATTGGCTTCCCGATATCGACGTTGGGTGATTTCCGTGTCGGTCTGGCGTATGCGCACGGCACGGCGGTGCCGCAATACAACCTGCCGATCGGTGGCGATGACGACGATGCACAGCCGACGCAGCAACTGCTCTTCCCCGACATTTACGGACGCCAGTTGAGCGCCCGCGCAAAGCTGGTGATCGACCAGCTCGACGATCCGCAATTCGCACGTCGAGGTTATTTCACGGAGTTGCGCGCAGAGCGATCGTTGTTCGCGGGCACCAACAGTTATACCGAGGTGTACGGCAAGGGAATGGTGGCGATGAGCTATGGGCGGCACAGCGTAAGCGCCACGGTGGAGGCAGGCAACAACTTCGGCGGCACGAACGTGACGAACCCACTCGGCTTTACGCTCGGCGGCTTCCAGCACTTGTCCGCATACGCCGCGGATCAATTGGCAGGCAATTCCATGATGTACGGGAACATCACGTACATGAACCGGATTGCGTCGTTCAGCGCCTCGCCGATCCGGCGTCTGTTCGTCGGCGTGAGCCTGGAGGCGGGCAACGTCTGGTCCGTGGACGATTCGTTCGGGAGCGGTACGCTCAAGCGCAGCGTCACGGTCTTCTCCGCGCTCACTACGTCGTTCGGTCCGATTTACTTCGGTGTGGCCTTCGCGCCGGGCGGACGTAACAACATCTACTTCCAGTTGGGACGTACGTACTGA
- a CDS encoding glycosyltransferase — protein MKILYTNFHVGCGGGQDTYVRELALAMSRDHEITVATPPGSWLGEQIKRLPRITSVDIDFKPRWYRFWQETLRLRRLIREHRFDVVHVNGSPDHRQVMLAVAGLTVRPEIVFTKHNTYPANSFGNWLRASFGTTRTIAVSDYVRTMLRRESSYPNIVVIKHGVRSPGSAPLNEEERLRRRSALLGASADDSIVLGSAAGTGAAKGWADLVVALTLLPEATRRRFRVWLAGTEPSIEQRAMVEACGLDAQILFTGPINHVHHLLAATDVAFVLSYHESLSYACREAMAAGCASLVTKVGGLPENVTPWVDGWIVPPRDPQAIANVLMHIADKPERTRHMGHMARMKGRTEFDFDDFVGATYGVYLDATAARVTSQHPTRANLSMRQWLRIALRRERRNQKRAA, from the coding sequence ATGAAGATTCTTTATACAAACTTTCACGTCGGCTGCGGCGGCGGGCAGGACACCTACGTCCGGGAACTCGCGCTCGCCATGAGCCGCGACCATGAGATCACCGTCGCTACACCCCCCGGTAGCTGGCTCGGTGAGCAGATCAAACGACTGCCGCGCATCACATCGGTCGACATCGATTTCAAACCGCGCTGGTATCGCTTCTGGCAAGAGACGCTGCGCCTGCGTCGGCTGATTCGCGAGCACCGCTTCGATGTCGTGCACGTCAACGGTTCTCCCGATCATCGTCAGGTCATGCTCGCCGTCGCCGGACTGACGGTGCGCCCGGAAATCGTCTTCACCAAGCACAACACCTATCCTGCGAACTCGTTCGGCAACTGGTTGCGCGCGAGCTTCGGCACAACCCGGACCATCGCCGTGAGCGACTACGTACGCACGATGCTCCGACGCGAGTCGTCCTATCCGAACATCGTGGTGATCAAGCACGGCGTGCGTTCGCCGGGTTCAGCGCCGCTCAATGAGGAGGAACGCCTGCGCCGTCGCTCGGCCCTGCTCGGTGCAAGCGCCGACGACAGCATCGTGCTCGGCAGCGCAGCGGGCACCGGCGCGGCGAAGGGATGGGCCGACCTCGTCGTGGCGCTCACGCTGCTGCCCGAAGCGACACGTCGACGTTTTCGCGTCTGGCTCGCGGGTACCGAGCCGAGCATCGAGCAGCGCGCGATGGTCGAGGCGTGCGGTCTCGATGCGCAGATTCTCTTCACCGGGCCGATCAACCACGTCCACCATCTGCTCGCGGCGACCGATGTCGCGTTCGTCCTCTCCTATCACGAGAGCCTGTCGTACGCGTGCCGCGAGGCGATGGCCGCCGGCTGTGCCAGCCTGGTGACGAAGGTCGGCGGATTGCCGGAAAACGTCACCCCGTGGGTAGACGGCTGGATTGTGCCGCCGCGCGATCCGCAAGCCATCGCCAACGTGCTGATGCACATTGCCGACAAACCGGAGCGAACCCGACACATGGGGCACATGGCACGGATGAAGGGACGGACCGAATTCGATTTCGACGATTTCGTCGGCGCGACCTACGGCGTGTATCTGGACGCCACCGCCGCGCGCGTCACGTCGCAACACCCGACGCGCGCGAATCTCTCGATGCGTCAGTGGCTGCGCATTGCACTGCGTCGTGAGAGACGCAATCAGAAGCGAGCCGCCTGA
- a CDS encoding tyrosine-type recombinase/integrase has product MTSFVAKRIQFRNGERHSVLSRPGSLPVHEVTLYLAKYRKRGRAANTIHSVCLVLAMLYRELAKARIDLLQRLRQGQFLTVPELNRIADVAQYRVADLSYEDADERSSANVISIKRIRMRRKAAVKGLKAVDVATQASRLRYIADYLEFLATYMSATLSASLRRELTLESAHALKAFRAQVPQVSMWAKLGAREGLSKEDQDRLLNVIRPDSPDNPWERGFVRQRNWLIVVLLLATGMRRGELLGLQIRDLDQRLPKLRIVRRADASDDPRRIQPNTKTNDREVELRPVIMRAVWSYISQYRKKIKAARKFPQLIVADDGQPLSLKSIDKIFVQLREACPGLPVTLTSHVMRHTWNERFSELAELLGLTDAVEEKARNEQQGWADNSKSAATYTRRYVSRKGRDLSLKLQEQLDVPEH; this is encoded by the coding sequence ATGACGAGCTTCGTCGCAAAGCGAATCCAGTTTCGGAACGGGGAGCGCCACTCAGTGCTGAGCAGACCCGGTAGCTTGCCAGTCCACGAGGTGACCCTGTACCTGGCGAAGTACAGGAAGCGCGGTCGAGCCGCCAACACAATTCATTCCGTGTGCCTAGTTTTGGCGATGCTGTATCGAGAGCTAGCCAAGGCGCGCATCGACTTGCTTCAGCGGCTGCGGCAAGGTCAGTTCTTGACGGTCCCCGAGCTCAATCGAATAGCCGATGTGGCTCAGTATCGCGTGGCCGACCTTTCCTATGAAGACGCGGACGAACGGAGTTCCGCGAACGTCATTAGTATCAAGCGAATCCGGATGCGCCGCAAAGCGGCGGTCAAGGGGCTCAAGGCGGTCGATGTGGCGACCCAAGCTTCCCGACTCAGGTACATAGCGGATTATCTGGAATTTCTGGCGACGTATATGAGCGCGACTCTGTCGGCGTCCCTGCGGAGGGAGTTAACGCTTGAAAGCGCCCACGCGCTCAAAGCGTTTCGTGCCCAGGTTCCCCAGGTTTCTATGTGGGCCAAGCTCGGTGCCCGGGAGGGGCTTTCAAAAGAGGACCAGGACCGACTCCTCAATGTGATTCGCCCGGACTCGCCTGACAACCCGTGGGAGCGCGGTTTCGTTCGCCAGCGGAACTGGCTGATTGTTGTGCTCTTACTCGCGACTGGCATGCGTCGCGGCGAACTCCTCGGTCTACAGATTCGAGACCTTGACCAACGCCTGCCTAAGCTGCGCATCGTCCGAAGGGCCGATGCAAGCGACGACCCCCGTCGCATTCAGCCAAACACCAAGACCAACGACCGCGAGGTGGAACTGCGGCCGGTAATCATGCGGGCCGTCTGGAGCTACATTAGCCAGTACAGAAAGAAAATCAAGGCCGCGCGCAAGTTCCCGCAACTCATCGTTGCCGATGATGGTCAGCCATTGTCGCTGAAGAGCATCGACAAGATATTTGTACAGCTTCGCGAAGCTTGCCCAGGCTTGCCTGTTACGTTGACGAGTCATGTGATGCGCCACACCTGGAATGAACGCTTCTCCGAGCTGGCTGAACTGTTGGGGCTGACGGATGCCGTCGAAGAGAAGGCCCGCAATGAACAGCAAGGGTGGGCGGATAACTCGAAGTCCGCTGCAACCTATACCCGCCGTTACGTTAGCCGTAAAGGACGAGACCTTTCCCTGAAACTACAAGAGCAACTTGATGTCCCAGAACACTGA
- a CDS encoding site-specific integrase, whose translation MSQNTELRSSTALAITLPKRVFTRSGSSFDPREDLWEWADGPFNARIDFRRYRDGFEALVPSLKQALLPFVKGHSSGHVTNLQQAFSHFVDALKTCPQGAFSAQHIANYAAKLGTHEKWRLGTLNGLLQKWVDLGLPGVEPECAKYLLERRKPGNRKGDAVRTRNPVEGPLSEEEYTALYSAVNAAYGRGELPLWTLLLTRLLLACGGRISQYASLKFGDFDSETLVLSLPQVKTRKQHARTILLPFYISPQTGRLVADYISGLRTEGYNDNSAFFPQDLVMPRGPRKQLRVFGDPFYGHCTPETLGKWFSALMMEIAPPTSRLDYAPMPLTSRRFRYTFGTRLAEEGASEMVIANRLGHADLQHVGVYVAASPKIVDSIDKTMGSLLAPLARSFKGRVVEDEKHATHAGAPGSRIIDFRVSKNPVGSCAAKGRNCAFNKPVACYACFRFEPWLDAPHEKVLERLESERGNWSTDDRVAAVNDESIRAVKEVIELCSQVWQQRNRTAEAVS comes from the coding sequence ATGTCCCAGAACACTGAACTGCGCTCGTCCACTGCTCTGGCCATCACTTTGCCCAAGCGTGTGTTTACGCGAAGCGGGAGCAGCTTTGACCCGAGGGAAGACCTCTGGGAGTGGGCCGATGGTCCGTTTAACGCGCGAATCGATTTTCGTCGTTACCGCGACGGCTTCGAAGCGTTAGTGCCGTCGCTCAAGCAAGCCCTCCTTCCCTTCGTTAAGGGGCACTCGTCTGGGCATGTCACGAACTTGCAGCAGGCATTTTCTCACTTCGTCGACGCCTTGAAGACGTGTCCGCAAGGGGCGTTTAGCGCACAACATATCGCTAACTATGCGGCCAAGCTGGGAACTCATGAAAAATGGCGACTTGGGACGCTCAACGGCCTGCTGCAGAAGTGGGTTGACCTGGGGCTGCCAGGTGTGGAGCCGGAGTGCGCCAAGTACCTTTTGGAGCGCCGGAAGCCCGGGAACAGAAAGGGCGACGCGGTCAGGACGCGGAATCCGGTCGAAGGACCTCTGAGCGAAGAGGAGTACACCGCATTGTATTCGGCGGTCAACGCTGCCTATGGGCGCGGAGAGCTTCCGCTATGGACTCTTCTGCTCACACGACTGCTATTAGCTTGCGGCGGGCGCATCTCTCAATACGCTTCGCTCAAGTTTGGCGACTTCGACTCCGAGACATTAGTGCTTAGCCTTCCGCAGGTCAAAACACGTAAACAACACGCGCGCACTATCCTGCTCCCGTTTTACATCAGCCCGCAAACGGGGCGGCTCGTAGCAGACTACATCAGTGGCTTACGGACTGAGGGCTACAACGACAATTCTGCGTTTTTTCCGCAAGACTTGGTCATGCCTCGCGGACCCCGCAAACAGCTTCGAGTCTTTGGGGACCCATTTTATGGGCACTGCACTCCTGAAACTCTGGGGAAGTGGTTTAGCGCTCTTATGATGGAAATCGCACCGCCTACTTCTCGGCTCGACTATGCGCCGATGCCTCTCACGTCTCGAAGGTTCCGGTACACATTTGGCACTCGGCTTGCGGAAGAGGGAGCAAGCGAAATGGTCATCGCCAATCGTCTGGGGCACGCGGACCTGCAGCACGTTGGAGTGTACGTCGCGGCCTCTCCGAAGATAGTGGATAGCATCGACAAGACGATGGGGTCACTGCTCGCACCGCTTGCTAGGTCGTTCAAGGGACGGGTAGTGGAAGATGAGAAGCATGCCACGCACGCGGGCGCTCCAGGCAGTCGCATCATTGACTTCCGGGTATCAAAAAATCCGGTGGGTAGTTGCGCAGCAAAGGGACGCAACTGCGCGTTTAACAAGCCGGTTGCCTGTTACGCATGCTTCCGGTTCGAGCCGTGGCTTGACGCTCCGCATGAGAAAGTGCTTGAGCGCTTGGAGTCCGAACGAGGAAATTGGTCCACCGATGACAGAGTGGCCGCCGTAAACGATGAGTCCATTCGGGCAGTTAAGGAGGTTATCGAGCTTTGCTCTCAGGTTTGGCAACAGAGAAACAGGACTGCGGAGGCGGTGTCGTGA
- a CDS encoding integrase, which produces MNAPVLNFTPQAELEPLANLDAFESLCRDSDVLDAKRQFDRNVWDIGYLKGRNGMHRVAFSTLEAARQNKSEPSFPHPFLNFAKAVLIYLEDKRPLVNHGQRIMAFRCLEAALRESSKGSRPTAVDENVLDSAVELAKQMFAPGIAYRLAGQLRIIAELMCTKGFIHLRQRWTHGLKKPEERSSRISEEAMTARQEKLPSAAALRALGAIFYGAIEPVDVLVSSITGLLLCAPERINEVLRLRRNCLVEGDGEYRGRLGLRWSGSKGVENTTKWLPTEMAPIARKAVENIIEVTAPAAKLAAWYTANPGKLYLHKAAAHLRNKSILTAEELGLILWGDETAIGAAHLWAKETKKLPSHKLGARRVGYLFEDVERAVLAMLPATFPYVLGDSELLCRESMALTRTNETHSENATYCCMFSCVSYDTVVSRFGAPSRRFRSIFERFGYTEDDGSPIKLRSHSLRHYLNTLAQSGGLSSTEIAIFSGRKDARQNRAYDHMTSDEVQAPISQALKNGFTSELEPVFGVGRNLVTRGEFDGLGLTAAHTTQYGWCAHDFASEPCQMYRDCINCGEQECIKGSEQKEASLRLLKRETEYLLKQAREALSEEEFGADTWVKHQTVTLERVDALLSILEDPAVPVGARIRLDVNDAPLITMDNIHPVRCAPNTRRKVLA; this is translated from the coding sequence GTGAACGCTCCAGTCCTCAACTTCACCCCCCAGGCCGAATTGGAACCCTTGGCCAACCTCGATGCCTTCGAGTCGCTCTGCAGGGACTCGGACGTGCTAGACGCCAAAAGGCAATTCGATAGGAACGTCTGGGATATTGGTTACCTGAAAGGGCGTAACGGGATGCATCGGGTGGCGTTCAGTACCTTGGAGGCGGCACGCCAGAACAAATCTGAGCCGAGTTTTCCCCATCCGTTCCTAAATTTTGCGAAAGCGGTGCTTATCTACCTTGAAGACAAGAGACCGCTGGTCAATCATGGCCAGCGCATTATGGCATTTCGATGTCTTGAAGCAGCGTTGCGGGAGTCAAGCAAGGGTTCGCGTCCGACGGCTGTCGACGAAAACGTGCTGGATAGCGCGGTAGAACTTGCGAAGCAAATGTTCGCCCCAGGTATCGCCTATCGGCTTGCAGGTCAACTTCGAATTATTGCTGAATTGATGTGCACAAAAGGGTTCATTCATCTTCGTCAACGCTGGACGCATGGCCTCAAAAAGCCCGAGGAGAGGAGTTCTCGCATTTCAGAGGAGGCGATGACCGCGCGCCAGGAAAAACTGCCCTCGGCCGCGGCACTCCGTGCACTCGGAGCTATCTTCTACGGGGCCATCGAACCTGTCGACGTTCTCGTTTCGAGTATCACCGGCCTGTTGCTTTGTGCCCCAGAGCGCATCAACGAAGTGCTTCGGCTTCGGCGAAACTGCCTTGTTGAGGGTGATGGAGAATATCGAGGGAGGCTGGGGCTGCGGTGGTCCGGTTCGAAGGGCGTCGAGAATACAACCAAATGGCTTCCCACGGAGATGGCGCCCATCGCGCGTAAGGCTGTTGAAAACATCATCGAGGTAACCGCGCCGGCTGCAAAGTTGGCGGCTTGGTACACGGCAAACCCTGGGAAGCTGTATCTGCACAAGGCAGCCGCGCATCTGAGGAACAAGAGCATCCTGACAGCGGAAGAACTTGGCCTCATCTTGTGGGGTGATGAGACGGCGATTGGTGCTGCCCACCTCTGGGCAAAAGAGACAAAAAAGCTGCCCAGCCATAAGCTCGGCGCACGCCGTGTTGGTTATCTGTTTGAGGATGTAGAGCGCGCGGTTCTTGCGATGCTACCCGCAACGTTTCCTTATGTACTAGGTGACTCCGAGCTTCTATGCCGTGAGTCTATGGCCCTCACTCGGACGAACGAAACGCATTCGGAGAATGCGACATACTGTTGCATGTTTAGCTGCGTGAGCTACGACACAGTCGTCAGTCGATTCGGGGCACCAAGTAGGCGTTTTCGGTCAATCTTCGAGCGTTTTGGCTATACCGAGGATGATGGTTCGCCCATCAAGCTCCGGAGTCATAGCCTTCGCCATTACCTGAATACGTTGGCACAGAGCGGGGGCTTGAGCAGTACCGAAATTGCCATCTTCTCCGGTCGAAAGGATGCGAGGCAGAACCGAGCCTACGACCATATGACCTCGGATGAGGTTCAGGCGCCTATCAGTCAGGCCCTGAAGAACGGGTTCACCTCGGAACTGGAACCGGTCTTCGGCGTAGGGCGTAATCTGGTGACACGCGGCGAGTTCGATGGCCTTGGACTGACCGCGGCACATACGACACAGTACGGCTGGTGCGCTCACGACTTCGCGAGCGAGCCGTGCCAGATGTACCGCGACTGCATTAACTGCGGGGAGCAGGAATGCATTAAGGGAAGCGAGCAGAAGGAAGCGAGCCTGCGGCTGCTGAAACGCGAGACTGAGTACCTGTTGAAGCAGGCACGGGAGGCGTTGAGCGAGGAAGAGTTCGGTGCTGATACATGGGTCAAGCACCAAACGGTGACGCTCGAACGAGTCGACGCGCTTCTGTCGATTCTGGAAGACCCTGCGGTACCCGTTGGGGCGCGAATTCGTTTGGATGTGAACGACGCTCCGCTCATCACAATGGATAACATTCATCCCGTCAGGTGTGCTCCAAATACGCGGCGAAAGGTGCTTGCATGA
- a CDS encoding polysaccharide deacetylase family protein, with amino-acid sequence MSVPILMYHQICAVPPHDNPLRGLCVDPDTFASQMAWLRRFGYQGLSMCELQLYLRAPGRAKVFGITFDDGFQNVFDHAMPVLDSVGFTATCYFVADHLGGTNHWDAHLAPSPAPLMDRDRLLTWMRRGHEVGAHTLNHVSLPDLALDDAAAEIVGAKHQLESICGTNIEAFCYPYGNVTRHVRDIVERAGYRNATTTRRGRVDRDDDPFLLPRLAVAPDVGPFRLLFKCLAS; translated from the coding sequence ATGTCGGTTCCGATTCTGATGTATCACCAGATTTGCGCCGTGCCGCCGCACGACAATCCGCTGCGGGGGCTGTGCGTCGACCCCGATACGTTTGCGTCGCAGATGGCCTGGCTTCGCCGCTTCGGCTATCAGGGCCTGAGCATGTGCGAGCTTCAGTTGTATCTTCGTGCGCCGGGACGCGCCAAAGTGTTCGGCATCACGTTCGATGACGGCTTTCAGAACGTCTTCGATCACGCGATGCCGGTGCTCGATTCGGTGGGCTTCACGGCGACCTGCTATTTCGTGGCGGATCATTTGGGCGGGACCAATCACTGGGACGCCCATCTCGCCCCGTCCCCCGCGCCGCTCATGGACCGCGACCGGCTCCTGACGTGGATGCGTCGCGGGCACGAGGTCGGTGCGCACACGCTCAATCACGTATCGCTGCCGGATCTGGCGCTGGACGATGCCGCCGCAGAAATCGTCGGCGCCAAGCACCAACTCGAATCGATTTGCGGGACGAACATCGAGGCGTTTTGCTACCCGTACGGCAACGTCACCCGACACGTGCGCGACATCGTCGAGCGCGCCGGGTATCGCAACGCCACCACCACTCGACGTGGTCGGGTCGACCGTGACGACGATCCCTTCCTGCTGCCCCGTCTGGCCGTTGCGCCGGATGTCGGACCCTTCCGCCTGCTGTTCAAATGTCTGGCGAGCTAA
- a CDS encoding AlbA family DNA-binding domain-containing protein produces the protein MPLPFKLFEANQADLEQLIAERAQEGPHLDFKRELPSVWDNGARHELLADVSAFANAGGGDLVYGIAENDQGEAATLVPGIENPDETARRLADFLLNGVEPRMPGVQVHPVPVVLGTGSGHAFVVRVPQSWAGPHRVRTNNKFYIREGNRKRELDIPEIRGLFIRSDSQAQRLRDFRTERIGRILSGNVPCKLVTGSVWILHLFPTQAVLGVGSVDPLPYLNFVRRIPCLGAQHPGSPRINLDGALGFRNLNEEGATHGYTQLFRDGIVEAVFVVTPREGAGNRRILHGAGFEQHAAEFLRQIRPELEYAGFHPECSVMMSLLEADQVELGFNRFNFSVDATQGYFDRATVVLPDVLVLAEVDPFIGLRPMFDLVWQAAGMAGSVNFNAEGQWQPPR, from the coding sequence ATGCCGCTTCCATTCAAGCTCTTTGAGGCAAATCAAGCCGACCTTGAGCAACTTATTGCCGAACGGGCTCAGGAAGGCCCTCATTTAGACTTTAAGCGCGAGTTGCCCAGTGTATGGGATAACGGCGCAAGGCATGAGTTGCTTGCAGACGTCTCCGCTTTCGCGAACGCGGGGGGCGGAGACCTCGTCTATGGCATTGCGGAGAATGACCAAGGAGAAGCGGCTACGCTGGTTCCTGGCATCGAGAATCCTGATGAAACGGCGCGCCGACTAGCTGACTTCCTGTTGAATGGCGTCGAGCCTAGGATGCCAGGCGTGCAGGTACATCCCGTCCCAGTTGTCCTGGGAACTGGCAGCGGTCATGCCTTTGTCGTCCGAGTTCCACAGAGTTGGGCGGGACCACATCGAGTGAGAACGAACAACAAGTTCTATATTCGGGAGGGGAATCGCAAGCGTGAGCTCGACATCCCAGAAATCAGAGGGTTGTTCATTCGTTCGGATAGCCAAGCGCAGAGACTTCGAGACTTCCGCACCGAGCGCATTGGCAGAATTCTTAGTGGAAACGTTCCGTGCAAGCTCGTGACGGGTTCGGTCTGGATTCTACATTTGTTCCCTACCCAAGCAGTGCTCGGAGTTGGAAGCGTGGACCCGCTTCCATACCTCAATTTTGTCCGCCGTATACCTTGCCTCGGCGCGCAACATCCAGGAAGCCCACGCATCAACCTCGACGGCGCGCTCGGCTTCCGGAATCTGAACGAAGAAGGTGCGACGCATGGTTATACGCAGCTTTTCCGGGATGGTATTGTGGAAGCTGTATTTGTTGTCACTCCACGCGAGGGCGCAGGAAACCGGCGAATTCTCCATGGCGCGGGATTCGAACAACATGCGGCGGAGTTCCTAAGGCAAATCAGGCCCGAGCTGGAATATGCCGGATTTCATCCGGAGTGCTCAGTCATGATGTCGCTGCTTGAGGCTGACCAGGTTGAATTGGGGTTTAACAGGTTTAATTTCAGTGTGGACGCCACACAGGGGTATTTCGACCGTGCAACTGTCGTCCTGCCCGATGTGCTTGTGCTGGCGGAGGTAGACCCTTTCATCGGGCTCAGGCCGATGTTTGACCTCGTCTGGCAGGCTGCCGGGATGGCCGGCTCCGTGAACTTCAATGCCGAGGGACAGTGGCAACCACCCCGATGA